From Ovis aries strain OAR_USU_Benz2616 breed Rambouillet chromosome 21, ARS-UI_Ramb_v3.0, whole genome shotgun sequence, a single genomic window includes:
- the LOC101101848 gene encoding olfactory receptor 10S1 — translation MIRETEDPNQTVVDFFFLEGLRYTAEHPSLFFLLFLLIYSITVTGNLLILITVGSDPHLCSPMYHFLAHLSFLDACLSTVTVPKVMVGLLTPDGKVISFEGCAIQLYCFHFLASTECFLYTVMAYDRYLAICRPLHYPVAMNRRMCAGLAGITWSMGAVHSALHTCLTFRLLYCGPRHIAYFFCDIPPVLKLACADTTVNELVMLANIGIVAAGCLILIVISYGFIAAAVLRIRTVEGRKRAFSTCTSHLTVVLLYYLPPVCIYLQPRSSGAGVGAPAVFYTIVTPMLNPFIYTLRNTEVKQALRRLLGQDSRDSPAGSPLC, via the coding sequence ATGATCAGGGAGACAGAAGACCCCAACCAGACTGTGGTGGACTTCTTCTTCCTGGAGGGTCTGAGGTACACAGCTGAACATCCCAGCCTCTTCTTTCTGCTCTTCCTCCTCATCTATAGCATCACCGTGACTGGGAATCTCCTCATCCTCATCACTGTGGGCTCTGACCCTCACCTCTGCTCCCCCATGTACCACTTCCTGGCGCACCTCTCCTTCCTGGACGCATGTCTGTCTACGGTGACAGTGCCCAAGGTCATGGTAGGCCTCCTCACTCCGGATGGAAAGGTGATCTCCTTTGAGGGCTGTGCTATCCAGCTTTACTGCTTCCACTTCCTGGCCAGCACCGAGTGCTTCCTGTACACAGTCATGGCCTACGACCGCTACCTGGCTATCTGCCGACCCCTGCACTACCCGGTGGCCATGAACAGGCGGATGTGCGCAGGGCTGGCTGGGATCACCTGGAGCATGGGTGCTGTGCACTCCGCACTCCATACCTGCCTCACCTTCCGCCTGCTCTACTGTGGGCCTCGTCACATCGCCTACTTCTTCTGTGATATCCCCCCAGTGCTAAAGCTGGCCTGTGCAGACACCACCGTCAATGAGCTTGTCATGCTTGCAAACATTGGCATTGTGGCTGCAGGTTGCCTCATCCTCATCGTCATCTCCTACGGCTTCATCGCCGCAGCGGTGTTGCGCATTCGCACAGTGGAGGGCAGGAAGCGCGCCTTCTCCACCTGCACCTCCCACCTCACGGTGGTGCTCCTGTACTACCTGCCCCCCGTCTGCATCTACCTGCAGCCTCGCTCCAGTGGGGCAGGCGTCGGGGCCCCTGCCGTCTTCTACACCATAGTCACTCCCATGCTCAACCCTTTCATTTACACCCTGCGGAACACAGAGGTGAAGCAGGCTCTGCGAAGACTTCTGGGCCAAGATTCCAGAGACTCTCCAGCAGGCAGCCCACTCTGCTAA